The Chryseobacterium sp. LJ668 genome segment CCAGAAATTTTGGAATTGATCAATCAACTGGAGAATATATAGGATTCGTCGACAGTGATGATTATGTTACGGAAAAGATGTTTGAGGAAATGCTGAATTTAGCATTAATACATCAGGCTGAAATAGTGATCTGCAACATTCAGAAAGTTGATGAGTATGGAAATACAATTCAGAGATTGACACAGATCCCCAATATGCCCGAAAAGATTGATCTCCGAAATAATTTTTCGGTGTTTTCTGATCTCAGCTATTTTGCCTGTAATAAATTGTTTAAAAAAGATCTTTTTAGTAGCAAAAGATTCAAAAGAGGGGTTCATTTTGAAGATATTCAGCTGATTCCGCAGCTTTTGTTGAAATGTGAAACTTTAGCACAGACGCAGAATTTTCATTATCAGTATCTTGAACGTACAAATTCAATTTCAAAAACCCATACCGAAAAAGGTCTTGATATTTTATCCGCAGTAGAAGATGTAGAATTTTTTTTTAAAAGTTCTAAATATGCAGAAAAGGAAAAGGAGCTCAAGAGTTTTCAAATTTTGGAGGGTGTTTACAGTTATCTGGCTTATCTTGCTTTTGTAAAAAATGAATCAGTTTTTTACAGAATGTCACATCAACTTGAGGTTTTTATGAAAAAAAGAAACATCAATTTTAAAGATATATTGTTTTACAGTCGTTTTGATAAAAATTATCTTTTATATTTGCCACTGAAAAAAAAGATTTTTTATCTGCTGTTTTTTACAGGACAGAAAAAGCTGATTAGAAAATTAATATAAACACAAGTGAAAAATTCGTTTTCTGATAGAAAGTTATCTGCAAAATGATTTATTAAGACTTTAGGGCAAAATAATGCCTCACAAAGTATTTTAATAGAAAAAAAATGAAGAATTTTGAATTGTTCCTTTATGAATCCGGGATTTCTATTTTTTATGTAAAAGTAGGTCTGGGATTTCTGTTTTCTTTTTTCATTACTTACATCTCAATCCCCACCATCATAAAAATTTCCAGAAGGAAAAATCTGATGGATGAACCCGGGGTAAGAAGTTCACACCTTAGAAAGATACCAAACCTTGGCGGAATTGCCATTTTTTACTCAATCGGAATCTGTACTTCCATTTTAGCTTACGAACTCTTTGATATATATAAATTTTTATTTGCTTCGTTGATTATTCTGCTGTATATAGGCGTGATGGATGATATTGTGGTAATGAGGGCCTATAAAAAACTGGTAGCTCAGATTGTCGTTTCTGCATTAATTGTCATTGGTTCAGATATACGGATAAGAAATCTTTTTGGCATTTTCGCAATTTACGAGATCAACTATCTCATAAGTATCATCATCACTATCGTTACATTTATTATATTGATTAATGCATTTAACCTGATTGATGGTATTGATGGGCTTGCCGGTGGGTACGCATTGATATGCAGTGCTCTCTTTGGGATCAGCTATTATCGTCTGGGCGAATATAATTACCCTTTAGTAATCTTATCTGTGGTAATCATAGGTACTGTTTTAGCTTTTTTATATTATAATTTATCAAATTATAGAGCAACCAAAATATTTATGGGAGATACTGGCTCTATGCTTTTAGGGTTTCTGCTCGCTTTCACATCCATATGTTTTATTGATATTTTTATTGATAAAGAATCCCCAAATATCCCAAGATATCATTTAAAATCGGCACCTGTGATTGCTATGGCGATCCTTATTTTACCTATAGTTGATACCCTGAATGTTATTCTTGTAAGATTATGGAACAAAAAATCTCCTTTTCTGGCAGATAAAAATCACATACATCACAAACTTTTAAAGCTTAATCTTACACACAGAAGATCAAGTTTTTATATTATTGTTTATTACTTATTTATAGTTTCAGTAGCTTATTGTCTGCGGCATACCAATGTCAATCTCCTATTGGTAATTGTTTTATTACTAGGGTTTTTAGGGGCATATCTTCCAGATTTTATATATAGGCAAAAAGATAATAAGTTAAAAAATAATAATTAAATCTCTATTTTTGCAAAACAACATTCAATCACGATGAAAATTTACAAATATTTATTTTTTTTAATCTTACCGTTCTCCCTAACATCCTGCATTACTACTAAAGATGTAAAATATATGCAACCCAGTGAAAGTCTTGTTATTAACGAAGAAGGCTTAATACCTTATAACATTCCGGTTTACAGAATCACCAAAAATGATATGCTGAACCTTAATATTGTAACCACGCCCAAAGGGGATGCTGCGCAGTTTTATTCATCATTAAATACTTCTGGTACAGGAGGCGGAAGCACCATCTCAATGACAGGGGGAACCAGCGGTACAGGAGGTAGCGCTGTAATTTATTTTAACGGACTGAAAGTTGATTCTAAAGGCGATATTAATATTTTTGGCATCGGCTATATCAAAGCAGATGGCAGAACAATAGAAGAAGTAAGTCAGGAAATTCAGGATAAAGTAAACGAAAATTTTCAGGAAGGCAAATCTGAAGTCAGACTTAATATTAACGGAATTACCTACTACATTTTAGGGGATATAGAAACGACAGGACTTACAGGAGAAAAAGTAGCTCACAAAAATACATTGACCCTTACTGAAGCAATTTCTATCAATGGAGGTCTAAACCGAACAATTGACAGGAAAAATATTGTAATTCATAGAAAGCTTCCTGAAGGTATTAAAATTGCCAAAATAGACCTTACCCGCGAGGATGTAATGAACTCTCCCTATTATTATGTGCAAAACGGTGATGAAATATTGCTGACAACCAACAGAAGAAGTTTAAACGGATTCGGAAAAGATCCTATACAGACTCTCATCAGTGGGGTTTCGGTCATTACAACCGCATTATCAATCTATCTACTCCTTAAAAACCTTTAATTATGATCCCAGGAAAAGAAGCTACGGTAGATAAAAGTGTGGCTCAGAAAGAAAGAATAGGTACTTTTGCTTTGTTCGATATTGAGCATTTTTTAAGAAAACTTTTACGAAACTGGTATTGGTTTGTACTGATGTTTTGTGTCGGATATGCGGCTGCTTGGTTTTACGGAAAATACTACGCCCAGAATATTTATTCCTCAAACCTTTCACTTAGTGTTTCTAGCAATACGGCAAGCTATTTTACGCCCAATCAGTCGATTAACTTTATTTGGGGACAGGGGGGTAATCAGGATGGTGTTTATTTAAAAAAGATGCTTTTATCCAGATCACACAATGAATTTCTGGTCCAGGAGCTAAACCTCTTTGTAAACTATAAAACAAAAGGTCTTATTAAATCAACCTATCTTGATAAAGATGATTCGCCCGTATTTCTAGAAATTGATAAAAAGCATCTGCAGCAAGTCAATTATCCTATAACCTTAACGCCGAAAGGTGGTGATTCTTTTGCAGTTTCCTTCCCGGAAGAAGGAGAATCTACTAACGTTTATAACTACGAGTTTGAAGGTTTTCAGACGATCCCGCATTATGCAAAGCCGGCTGGGAAAATTTTAAAAATAAATGAGTGGTATACATCACCAAATTTAAGATTCAGAATAGTTGCCAATCCGGTAGCAACGAGGATAAAACTTGAAAATATCATTGTAAGTTTGAGCACGGTAAATGATGCTGTAAATAGTATTATTTCATCAATAGGAGTTGATTTTGATAAGGAAATCAATAGCATAATGATTATTTCTAAAACAGGTCTGAACCTAAATAGTACCGTTAATTTTCTCAACAAATCTGTAAATGAATTGCAGAAAAAAAGGTTTGAAGATAAGAATACCGTAGATAAAAATACAGAAAAGTATTTGATAGTAAGTTTAAAGGAAATGAGAAAAAAGCTCGATTCGAGTGCTGCCATTCTCAATTACCTGAAGACTTCAGAAAAATTATATGATATTAAAGACAGAGACGAAAAATCTTTAAATAAAATCAAGGAATTAGAATCAAGAAAAGCAGACCTTTTGAGTAAAATGATTTCTCTAAACAGGATCAAAAACTCTGTTGAAACTCAAAACTTTGACAGAATGATTAGTCCCTCAGCTGCCGGTTTTGATGACGGAATGTTTTCTGCATCCGTTTCCGAATTGAAAGCGTTATATCTTAAGAAGAGAGAGCTTGCCTCAATTTACACTCCAAATTCTGAGCCTATCAGGGAAATTAACAGGCTGATTAATGAGGCAAAAATGAATTCGTCTGGCTCGTTGAGAAATATTTATACAGTTTATACAAGCCAGATCAATACAATTGATCAGCAGATTGGTGATGCAAATTCCGAATTATCTACTTATCCTGAGAAGCAAAGAAAATACCTTGATGCTGAAAGGGGTTACAATATGATTGAGGCTACTTATAATAGTTTGCTGAGCCGGCAAAATGAGAGCCAGATGAGATTGGCAACTACGCAGTCTGATATTTCGGTAATCGATCCTGCAAAAAACCTGGGTCAGGGTCCTATCGGTCCGAACGTAAAAAGTACAAAAATGGGTATCATTGCCACTTCACTGGCATTTCCTTTTGCAATTATCTTCCTGGGAGCAGTTTTAGACAGCAGAATCAGAAATATTAAAGAGCTTTTGAATGTAACAAAAATTCCTTTGCTTGGAGTTGTCGGTAACAATCCCAACGATGAAATGCTTACCGTTTTAAATCATCCAAAATCATCTATATCTGAGGCTTTCAGGGGAATCAGAGCGAATGTGAGATTCTTGGCAAATGATGATGATAAAAGTAAAGTATTATTAGTGACATCATCTGTTGGTGGCGAAGGAAAAACGTATGTATCTATCAATCTGGCATCAGTATTAGGCTTAAGCGATAAGAAAACCATATTGCTTGGAATGGATTTAAGAAAACCTAAAATATTTGGTGATTTTAATATTGATAATAAAAACGGTATTTCAAATTACCTTACAGGTGAGGTTTCCATTGATGCAATCATCAATAAAACGACAATTCCTAATCTTGATGTGGCTACATCGGGCCCTATTCCTCCAAATCCATCTGAGCTTTTGATGAGTGATAAAAATATTAAATTCATAGAAGAGCTCAAAACAAGATACGATTTTATTATTATAGATTCTCCGCCTGTAGGATTAGTTGCAGATTCATTTGAATTGATGAAACATTCTGATGCAAATCTGTATGTAGTGCGTCATGAATATACAGAAAAGTACATGCTGAAGATGATTGCCGAGAAATATAATAATGGTGAAATCAAACAACTTGGCTTTGTATATAATGATTATGTTGCTAAACAAGGGTATGGTTACGGTTATGGTTACGGCTATGGCTACGGCTACGGTTATGGCTACGGCTATGGTTACTTCGATGAAGATAAAAATTATAAAGAGCCGTTAATTATCAGGATAAGAAACTTAGTAAAAGCATTTTTAGATAGAAAAAAATAGAGATTTTAAACCCTCAAATCATGAGGGTTTACTGTTTGTAATCAAAATTGAATCTGACTAAAAAAGAATAATTTTGGCACTTTGTCGTTTACTTTATAACAAATTATGTTTTTTTGTTTATTTTTAACGAAACATTAAGGTTATCATTAATATAAAAATGTTTTATATTTGCAAAAATTAATTTTTAAAATAACCATAAATCCATATTCTTCTATGAATAAAAAATTATTGTTTAGCTTCCTTACCCTCTTTAGTATAATGGTAAGTATAAAGGCGCAAAGAAATGAATTGGGAATTCGTCTTGGGATGAGTAATTTAGTTGGGGATATAGGAAATACCAATTATATTCTTCAGCAGCCCTTGGATTTGGACAGAGCTTCAGAATGGGGAGTTCCTTTTTATGGTGGATTATTATATCGATTTAATTTTAATCCTCATCAGACGGTGAGATTAGATTTGGGTTACAATCAGCTGCAATTCAGTGATAAAGCTGCTAAAGAAGAATATAGAAGAAACAGAAACTCATTTGGTAAAAATAATGTGTACGAAGCAAGTGTAGTATTCGAGTACAACTTTTTCCCAGTGAATAACGAGCAGCTAAGTATGTTGAGTCCATACATTTTCGCCGGGATCGGAGGATTAATGTTTGATGCACCAAAAGCTACATTAAATCATGATTTCAGAAGAAATGCTGACGGAGTAGCACAAGCGCCTATCAACGAATTAGATTTTGTGACAACGACCGAGTATACAATGGGTAGAAAAACAGTAGCTCAAATTCCTTTCGGAGTAGGTCTGAAATATAAATTTAACCATGGCTGGGCAATTTTTGCAGAAGCTACATTTAGATATACTTTGACAGATCAGTTAGATCACAGCAAGATATTAGCAGAGGATTTGATTTCAAACTATAATGCAGATATCTTAAATCCTTCTACCGGCGGATCTCTTTTGCAGACAGGAGACTATTTTGCCGTTTCCAAAGAAAGAGAAGCTTCTTTCTTAGGCAGAAGAGCTGTTGGTGATACAGAATCAAGAGATTGGATGAATACCTTTAGTTTAGGATTGACCTATTCTTTCGGAAGACCACCATGTTATTGTGATTAATTAAATTATGTCATCGATTAAAGAAAAAATAAGTTCCGAGAATTTACCGCAGCATGTAGCCATCATTATGGATGGTAACGGAAGATGGGCAAAA includes the following:
- a CDS encoding glycosyltransferase family 2 protein, encoding MINTSPKVSVIVPVYNVEKYLAKCLGSLVNQTLQAIEILVVNDGSTDDSERIIQDYAQKFPEKIKAFNKENGGLSDARNFGIDQSTGEYIGFVDSDDYVTEKMFEEMLNLALIHQAEIVICNIQKVDEYGNTIQRLTQIPNMPEKIDLRNNFSVFSDLSYFACNKLFKKDLFSSKRFKRGVHFEDIQLIPQLLLKCETLAQTQNFHYQYLERTNSISKTHTEKGLDILSAVEDVEFFFKSSKYAEKEKELKSFQILEGVYSYLAYLAFVKNESVFYRMSHQLEVFMKKRNINFKDILFYSRFDKNYLLYLPLKKKIFYLLFFTGQKKLIRKLI
- a CDS encoding polysaccharide biosynthesis/export family protein, coding for MKIYKYLFFLILPFSLTSCITTKDVKYMQPSESLVINEEGLIPYNIPVYRITKNDMLNLNIVTTPKGDAAQFYSSLNTSGTGGGSTISMTGGTSGTGGSAVIYFNGLKVDSKGDINIFGIGYIKADGRTIEEVSQEIQDKVNENFQEGKSEVRLNINGITYYILGDIETTGLTGEKVAHKNTLTLTEAISINGGLNRTIDRKNIVIHRKLPEGIKIAKIDLTREDVMNSPYYYVQNGDEILLTTNRRSLNGFGKDPIQTLISGVSVITTALSIYLLLKNL
- a CDS encoding exopolysaccharide transport family protein — translated: MIPGKEATVDKSVAQKERIGTFALFDIEHFLRKLLRNWYWFVLMFCVGYAAAWFYGKYYAQNIYSSNLSLSVSSNTASYFTPNQSINFIWGQGGNQDGVYLKKMLLSRSHNEFLVQELNLFVNYKTKGLIKSTYLDKDDSPVFLEIDKKHLQQVNYPITLTPKGGDSFAVSFPEEGESTNVYNYEFEGFQTIPHYAKPAGKILKINEWYTSPNLRFRIVANPVATRIKLENIIVSLSTVNDAVNSIISSIGVDFDKEINSIMIISKTGLNLNSTVNFLNKSVNELQKKRFEDKNTVDKNTEKYLIVSLKEMRKKLDSSAAILNYLKTSEKLYDIKDRDEKSLNKIKELESRKADLLSKMISLNRIKNSVETQNFDRMISPSAAGFDDGMFSASVSELKALYLKKRELASIYTPNSEPIREINRLINEAKMNSSGSLRNIYTVYTSQINTIDQQIGDANSELSTYPEKQRKYLDAERGYNMIEATYNSLLSRQNESQMRLATTQSDISVIDPAKNLGQGPIGPNVKSTKMGIIATSLAFPFAIIFLGAVLDSRIRNIKELLNVTKIPLLGVVGNNPNDEMLTVLNHPKSSISEAFRGIRANVRFLANDDDKSKVLLVTSSVGGEGKTYVSINLASVLGLSDKKTILLGMDLRKPKIFGDFNIDNKNGISNYLTGEVSIDAIINKTTIPNLDVATSGPIPPNPSELLMSDKNIKFIEELKTRYDFIIIDSPPVGLVADSFELMKHSDANLYVVRHEYTEKYMLKMIAEKYNNGEIKQLGFVYNDYVAKQGYGYGYGYGYGYGYGYGYGYGYFDEDKNYKEPLIIRIRNLVKAFLDRKK
- the porG gene encoding type IX secretion system protein PorG; the protein is MVSIKAQRNELGIRLGMSNLVGDIGNTNYILQQPLDLDRASEWGVPFYGGLLYRFNFNPHQTVRLDLGYNQLQFSDKAAKEEYRRNRNSFGKNNVYEASVVFEYNFFPVNNEQLSMLSPYIFAGIGGLMFDAPKATLNHDFRRNADGVAQAPINELDFVTTTEYTMGRKTVAQIPFGVGLKYKFNHGWAIFAEATFRYTLTDQLDHSKILAEDLISNYNADILNPSTGGSLLQTGDYFAVSKEREASFLGRRAVGDTESRDWMNTFSLGLTYSFGRPPCYCD
- a CDS encoding glycosyltransferase family 4 protein — translated: MKNFELFLYESGISIFYVKVGLGFLFSFFITYISIPTIIKISRRKNLMDEPGVRSSHLRKIPNLGGIAIFYSIGICTSILAYELFDIYKFLFASLIILLYIGVMDDIVVMRAYKKLVAQIVVSALIVIGSDIRIRNLFGIFAIYEINYLISIIITIVTFIILINAFNLIDGIDGLAGGYALICSALFGISYYRLGEYNYPLVILSVVIIGTVLAFLYYNLSNYRATKIFMGDTGSMLLGFLLAFTSICFIDIFIDKESPNIPRYHLKSAPVIAMAILILPIVDTLNVILVRLWNKKSPFLADKNHIHHKLLKLNLTHRRSSFYIIVYYLFIVSVAYCLRHTNVNLLLVIVLLLGFLGAYLPDFIYRQKDNKLKNNN